The following proteins are co-located in the Phragmites australis chromosome 10, lpPhrAust1.1, whole genome shotgun sequence genome:
- the LOC133883369 gene encoding uncharacterized protein LOC133883369 codes for MAATAGVAEDGGGGGGGGGGERMKLLCSLGGRILPRPGDGTLRYAGGDTRIVSVPRGVALPDLLARLAEAYGGATGPHFAVKYQLPDEGLDALISVSSPEDLDNMVEEYDKLSGASPKLRVFIFPILDGAGGCGTGGEEVEAGSFDAGLRYLEAVNGIVRKDSIASLSSTQYSDGGLPPPAASGAGGPGSPAGLSPTSTCSNDAARSAFSGAAPPPLVDVFSNAAPAPVPVKPQESAADGRAPQANPHPEAARYRQPLSQLPPLPPVFMNDHRDAMQGLNQPPPGNGVRLEDCSMCLRALPHAHSDPVVNEYGNEVHGGAVPEPVPMFMSLRPEDVARIMMPERAVPAPMGAYGYTHMHPVPQERVYVPKVEGVTNSALIDPTGLHQHVYVQQQQQLPSTYGFSQIPVIPNEKDRVVSPSSTHTDVSSSHQQFRQQPQQQVPSGHGMAQYPVKQVSPSNQFAGEGSFSGNSRHHEDGQVYRDNVPPVAPVSVPTYMANVDRMMDSLRVSPSEASASTEQRKHAMSPDNALPQNAIAEHSQGHPENSINARPDTRAKENHLSNTNTFFDVNEPKVLLQTESMPPPSVANSYLHNVQHVNASHMPHMMSIGGPYSSYVVATVRPCGVPPSTYGIDMVYANATANTMSEHKDVLPEVYHNEAPHEVITPNAAQVATTALANHAPNVDQHQESGLPGQQFSNEDPWKVATNAHALPPRPKKVASRENISPKDPRPDLNIPAEDVALQQQSDHKDVHAEHAQFIKGDDITNPNLLGMDDGLATSKTQSSEHQPPLLNEGVGAVTNKLGGEVHSKEAVKSRPADWISGFPITDGRLQIIKNNDLEELQELGSGTFGTVYHGKWRGTDVAIKRINDRCFAGKPSEQEKMRSDFWNEASNLADLHHPNVVAFYGVVLDGPGGSIATVTEYMVNGSLRTALLKNARTLDRRKRLIIAMDTAFGMEYLHNKNIVHFDLKSDNLLVNLRDPQRPICKVGDLGLSKVKCQTLISGGVRGTLPWMAPELLNGSSSLVSEKVDVFSFGIVLWELLTGEEPYGDLHYGVIIGGIVSNTLRPPVPDSCDPEWRALMEQCWSTEPSERPAFTEIANRLRSMAVSQKVQH; via the exons atggccgccaccgccggggttgccgaggacggcggcggcggcggcggcggcgggggtgggGAGCGGATGAAGCTGCTGTGCAGTCTGGGCGGGCGCATCCTCCCGCGGCCCGGGGACGGGACTCTGCGGTACGCCGGCGGGGACACCCGGATCGTGTCCGTGCCGCGCGGGGTGGCGCTGCCGGACCTCCTCGCGCGACTCGCCGAGGCGTACGGCGGAGCCACGGGCCCGCACTTCGCGGTGAAGTACCAGCTCCCCGACGAGGGGCTCGACGCGCTCATCTCGGTGTCCTCGCCGGAGGATCTCGACAACATGGTCGAGGAGTACGACAAGCTGAGCGGCGCCAGCCCGAAGCTGAGAGTGTTTATCTTCCCCATCCTGGATGGGGCGGGTGGCTGCGGCACcggcggggaggaggtggaggccggGAGCTTTGACGCGGGGCTTCGGTATCTGGAGGCCGTGAACGGTATTGTGCGGAAGGATAGCATCGCGAGCCTATCGTCCACGCAGTACTCCGACGGGGGACTGCCCCCTCCGGCGGCGTCGGGGGCCGGCGGCCCTGGCTCTCCGGCTGGGCTCTCCCCCACTTCCACTTGCTCCAATGATGCTGCGAGATCGGCCTTCAGTGGGGCGGCACCCCCACCACTTGTTGATGTGTTCAGCAATGCCGCTCCAGCTCCTGTACCTGTGAAGCCGCAGGAGAGTGCCGCTGACGGGAGGGCTCCTCAGGCGAACCCACATCCGGAGGCGGCTAGGTATAGGCAGCCACTGTCACAGCTGCCACCACTGCCTCCTGTGTTCATGAACGATCATAGAGATGCCATGCAGGGTCTGAATCAGCCGCCACCAGGAAACGGTGTAAGATTGGAGGACTGCAGCATGTGCTTGAGGGCATTGCCTCACGCCCACTCTGATCCAGTGGTGAATGAGTATGGCAATGAGGTGCACGGAGGGGCTGTGCCTGAGCCGGTGCCTATGTTCATGAGCCTGCGGCCTGAAGATGTGGCAAGGATTATGATGCCAGAGCGGGCAGTGCCAGCCCCAATGGGGGCTTATGGATACACTCATATGCATCCGGTGCCACAGGAGAGGGTGTATGTGCCAAAGGTGGAAGGGGTTACAAACTCAGCGCTCATTGATCCAACTGGCTTGCATCAACATGTAtatgtgcagcagcagcagcaactgccATCAACCTATGGATTTAGCCAAATCCCTGTGATTCCTAACGAGAAGGACAGAGTAGTTTCTCCAAGTTCCACCCATACCGATGTTTCGAGCTCTCATCAACAGTTTAGGCAGCAGCCACAGCAACAAGTGCCTTCAGGCCATGGAATGGCTCAGTATCCAGTGAAGCAAGTTAGTCCCAGTAATCAGTTTGCCGGTGAAGGTAGTTTTAGTGGTAATTCAAGGCATCATGAGGATGGGCAGGTGTATCGTGATAATGTGCCTCCAGTGGCACCTGTGTCTGTTCCGACTTATATGGCAAATGTGGACAGGATGATGGATTCGCTTCGGGTGAGCCCCAGTGAGGCTTCTGCCTCTACAGAACAAAGGAAGCACGCCATGTCTCCTGATAACGCTTTACCCCAGAATGCAATAGCAGAACACTCTCAGGGGCACCCAGAAAATAGTATCAATGCCAGACCAGATACCCGAGCAAAAGAGAATCATCTGAGCAACACCAACACTTTTTTTGATGTCAATGAACCAAAGGTACTGCTTCAAACTGAATCAATGCCACCGCCTTCTGTGGCCAACTCTTATTTGCACAATGTCCAGCATGTTAATGCCAGCCATATGCCACATATGATGAGCATTGGGGGACCCTATTCCAGTTATGTTGTCGCTACAGTCAGGCCTTGCGGAGTGCCACCATCAACTTATGGTATTGATATGGTATATGCAAATGCCACTGCTAATACAATGAGTGAGCATAAGGATGTTCTGCCTGAAGTTTATCACAATGAAGCTCCACATGAAGTCATTACTCCAAACGCAGCTCAGGTAGCAACAACAGCATTGGCAAATCATGCCCCAAATGTTGATCAACACCAAGAGTCTGGTTTACCAGGCCAACAATTCAGCAATGAGGACCCTTGGAAAGTAGCTACAAATGCACATGCACTGCCACCAAGACCTAAGAAGGTAGCAAGCAGAGAGAACATCAGCCCAAAGGATCCCCGGCCAGATTTGAATATTCCAGCTGAGGATGTTGCTCTCCAGCAACAATCTGACCACAAAGACGTGCATGCAGAACATGCTCAGTTCATCAAAG GTGATGACATCACTAATCCAAACTTACTGGGTATGGATGATGGGTTAGCTACATCTAAAACTCAGTCATCTGAGCATCAGCCTCCCTTACTGAATGAAGGAGTTGGGGCTGTTACTAATAAATTAGGTGGTGAAGTTCACAGCAAAGAG GCTGTCAAGAGCAGACCGGCAGATTGGATTTCAGGATTTCCTATTACAGATGGACGTCTGCAG ATTATAAAGAACAATGACCTAGAAGAGCTCCAAGAACTTGGTTCTGGAACCTTTGGAACTGTATATCATGGCAAATGGAGAGGAACTGATGTTGCGATAAAAAGAATCAATGACAGGTGTTTTGCTGGGAAGCCATCTGAGCAAGAGAAGATG CGGTCGGACTTCTGGAATGAAGCATCTAATCTTGCTGATCTGCACCACCCAAATGTTGTTGCTTTTTATGGCGTTGTTCTAGATGGACCTGGGGGATCCATTGCCACAGTTACAGAATACATGGTCAATGGCTCACTTAGGACCGCTTTGCTGAAGAATGCTAG GACCCTTGATCGACGTAAGAGATTAATTATTGCCATGGATACTGCTTTTGGAATGGAGTACTTGCATAACAAAAACATCGTGCACTTTGACCTTAAAAGTGATAATTTGCTTGTTAATTTAAGGGACCCTCAGCGTCCAATATGCAAG GTTGGCGATCTTGGGCTTTCAAAAGTGAAATGTCAGACCCTCATCTCCGGTGGTGTCAGGGGAACACTTCCATGGATGGCCCCAGAACTTCTGAATGGAAGTAGCAGCTTGGTCTCTGAAAAG GTTGATGTGTTCTCTTTTGGGATTGTTCTCTGGGAACTCCTCACAGGAGAAGAACCATATGGAGATTTACATTATGGTGTTATTATAG GTGGCATTGTGAGTAACACTCTACGGCCACCAGTGCCCGACTCATGTGACCCGGAGTGGAGAGCACTGATGGAGCAATGCTGGTCAACAGAACCATCTGAACGGCCAGCCTTTACAGAGATAGCGAACAGATTGCGCTCCATGGCTGTTTCCCAGAAGGTGCAGCACTAA